In Streptomyces chartreusis, the following proteins share a genomic window:
- a CDS encoding AraC family transcriptional regulator, translating to MSNIRHTPTAPTRAKVLSAGERIDAHRHDDHQIVYAGSGVLAVTTDAGTWFAPGNRAIWVPAGTAHAHRAHGHLDLYLVGLPADDNPLGLDAPTVLAVGPFLRELILAYTRDPDDDSPERRRLLAVLRDQLRASPQQPLRLPTATDPRLAAVCALVHGDPADPRTLAALGAATGVGERTLSRLFRHEFGMTFPQWRTQSRLYHALRLLAEDTPVTTVAHRCGWSSASAFIDVFRRSFGYTPGTHNRRA from the coding sequence GTGTCGAACATCCGCCACACACCGACCGCGCCCACCCGTGCCAAGGTCCTCAGCGCCGGGGAACGCATCGACGCGCACCGGCACGACGACCACCAGATCGTCTACGCGGGCTCCGGCGTCCTCGCCGTCACGACCGACGCCGGCACCTGGTTCGCGCCGGGCAACCGCGCCATCTGGGTCCCCGCCGGCACAGCGCACGCCCACCGGGCCCACGGCCACCTCGACCTGTACCTCGTCGGTCTGCCCGCCGACGACAACCCGCTCGGCCTGGACGCCCCCACCGTCCTCGCGGTCGGCCCGTTCCTGCGCGAGCTGATCCTCGCCTACACCCGCGACCCCGACGACGACAGCCCGGAGCGCCGACGCCTGCTCGCCGTCCTGCGTGACCAGCTGCGCGCCTCGCCCCAGCAACCCCTCCGGCTGCCCACCGCCACCGATCCGCGCCTGGCCGCCGTCTGCGCACTCGTGCACGGCGACCCCGCCGACCCGCGCACCCTCGCCGCGCTCGGCGCCGCGACCGGGGTCGGCGAACGCACCCTCAGCCGGCTCTTCCGCCACGAGTTCGGCATGACCTTCCCGCAGTGGCGCACCCAGTCACGCCTCTACCACGCGCTGCGGCTGCTCGCCGAGGACACACCCGTCACCACGGTCGCCCACCGCTGCGGCTGGTCCTCCGCCAGCGCCTTCATCGACGTCTTCCGGCGCTCCTTCGGATACACGCCCGGAACGCACAACCGCCGCGCGTAG